A part of Onthophagus taurus isolate NC chromosome 7, IU_Otau_3.0, whole genome shotgun sequence genomic DNA contains:
- the LOC111429468 gene encoding uncharacterized protein isoform X3, with amino-acid sequence MGSRLSWILLAALFLYFFLQETFAHVSLTFPPARKYDLDFLDNSRTRAPCGMPPGNFRTSFQAGSKFNVSWHLGYPHRGGFKIQVLDALERPVLDLTPTITGSQFLSDDGTAQRFEVQLSPNYTCSNCTLRLLRQASEWGKEYMFWSCADVDIKSKKEYRESCSHHGKFYLGSCKCDKLYFGDRCQFKNECNEDKDCGAQGKCIDIEATTAPQKQCYCKMGWFGIGCTRRSPVNSTQINLSTYKKKELSKDFNLYWKILPKQEIEMVMVVNTTSYAAVGWRPLSLTPACRNFPLIKFPPKDVKTSPVAKNEPLPSPEPNAEPEPKPNSEPVPEPNSEPIPEPSSEPEPTSEPEPTTKKSLYARRAAGKPDSNHFDDGLVTTSVSYQVSIKKGRKRRQTNLDSVEEPPFVPTIAPEPEPNSKPEPEPNSEPIAEPNTITSPFPEPNSEPEPSSEPEPNSEPEPISEPEPSSEPEPTSEPEPKSEPIPEPASEPEPNSEPEPEPKSEPEPEPKPEPANYPEQGKNHNVPSKKQAPEFNPMDCNDMVIGMARGMYNRIGDYYTRDRSTPRQDVYWGGKNDLIAAFGFESEGVTTIMFRKKLLAKEPSDHSIEDDYMHVVWAQGQESGKYVHFPNSSIESGKISVKDFYKPDELKYHGHRKQRGSLIIDFMDDYKKPKDGSECIGSWQLPKKCNPMNHTCDYYAEWKYTSKNDEIQFMITTKHIDKWTGIGFSKDTSMVNTDAIIGWVDNFGKTFVMDTWIESYSPTSVKLDESQDIYNINGSVIDGEMTLRFTRKKSTEDSKDLSFTEDDCLYMFFPANGGIYNPVNKKITKHLRTPFVSMEKICIRACDNEFEEVNEIGDGESPSGLRYNVKVKIVDLGENFHLPQQNSPDFEELTNRINDNFKPLFKKIPGYRRIKINGIKEMNKDIIAMMQLQVDKNTLEKGRSMKDDKHDEHVEKIIRDSLLSGTVGGFRVDRNYLEFEPQSLTSNIVSNTSQTKTGFFNLSETKLYLVIGCIAALVLVALVQASCTIYKTASRSSSSHKDHLIPNSAWKDYSAANTNYAFDTYDDEKKHMNGKGTRSETLPNKQARQQQQQQQQQQGKLPNRTQGNPATMHMQQTQPHYGQHPHQHTGYMGDTRSLQRPRGAYPPGNLERSTFSLPRTAYERHRQQQPDMQPDFYFMPSQRKYSGEVVRVYVDYNNQPK; translated from the exons GTAACTTTAGAACTTCCTTTCAAGCGGGgagtaaatttaatgtatcATGGCATCTTGGTTACCCACATCGA GGTGGGTTTAAAATACAAGTGTTAGACGCATTAGAAAGACCAGTATTAGACTTAACTCCTACCATAACCGGTTCTCAATTCCTTTCAGATGATGGAAC agcaCAACGATTTGAAGTACAACTTTCTCCAAATTACACCTGctcaaattgtactcttaggTTACTTAGACAAGCTTCAGAATGGGGAAAAGAATACATGTTTTGGTCTTGTGCAGATGTAGATATAAAATCAA aaaaagaatatcGAGAATCTTGTAGCCACCATGGAAAATTTTATCTTGGTAGTTGTAAATGCGATAAACTCTACTTTGGAGATCGGTGTCAATTCAAAAACGAATGCAACGAGGACAAGGATTGTGGTGCCCAAGGGAAATGTATTGATATAGAAGCGACAACGGCACCACAAAAGCAATGCTATTGCAAAATGGGATGGTTTGGAATCGGATGTACAAGAa GATCCCCCGTAAATAGTACTCAAATAAACTTATCAACCTACAAGAAAAAAGAGCTCAGTAAAGATTTTAATCTTTACTGGAAAATCTTACCAAAACAAGAAATTGAAATGGTCATGGTGGTGAATACGACGAGTTACGCAGCTGTTGGATGGAGACCGTTATCATTAACACCTGCTTGCAGAAATTTCCCATTGATTAAATTTCCTCCTAAAGATGTTAAAACATCACCGGTAGCTAAAAATGAGCCGTTACCTTCTCCTGAACCGAATGCGGAACCTGAGCCGAAACCAAATAGTGAACCGGTACCCGAACCAAATAGTGAACCTATTCCTGAACCATCCAGCGAACCAGAGCCAACATCAGAACCTGAACCAACtaccaaaaaaagtttgtatGCTCGTCGAGCTGCTGGAAAACCTGATTCGAATCATTTTGATGATGGACTTGTTACAACGAGTGTTTCTTATCAAGTTAGCATTAAAAAAG GAAGGAAAAGGCGTCAAACAAATCTTG ATTCAGTAGAAGAACCGCCCTTCGTACCAACGATAGCACCAGAACCTGAACCTAACTCAAAACCTGAACCTGAACCTAATTCAGAAC CGATTGCTGAGCCTAACACAATTACATCTCCATTTCCAGAACCAAATTCTGAGCCAGAACCTAGTTCCGAACCAGAACCTAATTCTGAACCAGAGCCTATTTCTGAACCAGAACCCAGTTCCGAACCAGAACCAACATCAGAGCCGGAGCCAAAGTCTGAACCGATTCCAGAACCCGCCTCTGAACCAGAACCGAATTCCGAACCGGAACCCGAACCTAAATCGGAGCCAGAACCGGAACCAAAGCCCGAACCAGCTAATTATCCAGAACAAGGCAAAAACCATAATGTTCCTTCCAAGAAGCAAG CACCAGAATTTAATCCAATGGATTGTAATGATATGGTAATCGGTATGGCCAGAGGAATGTACAATAGAATCGGCGATTATTACACTAGAGATCGTTCAACTCCACGTCAAGATGTTTATTGGGGCGgcaaaaacgatttaattgcTGCATTTGGCTTCGAATCGGAAGGAGTTACCACCATAAtgtttagaaaaaaacttttagcaaAAGAACCTTCAGATCACTCCATAGAAGACGATTACATGCATGTTGTTTGGGCTCAAGGACAAGAGTCTGGTAAATATGTTCATTTCCCCAATTCCAGTATTGAATCAGGAAAGATTAGCGTTAAAGACTTTTATAAACCGGATGAGTTAAAATATCACGGACATCGAAAACAAAGAGGATcgttaattattgattttatgg ATGATTACAAAAAACCTAAAGATGGATCGGAATGTATTGGAAGCTGGCAATTACCGAAAAAGTGCAACCCAATGAATCACACATGCGATTACTACGCAGAGTGGAAGTACACTTCGAAAAATGATGAGATTCAGTTTATGATTACCACGAAACATATTGATAAATGGACGGGAATTGGATTTTCAAAAGATACAAGCATG gttaataCTGATGCCATAATTGGTTGGGTTGATAATTTTGGTAAAACTTTCGTTATGGATACATGGATTGAAAGTTATTCACCAACAAGCGTTAAATTAGACGAATCTCAAgatatttataacattaacgGTAGCGTAATCGATGGAGAAATGACTTTGAGATTTACTCGCAAAAAGTCTACCGAAGATAGCAAAGATTTATCGTTTACCGAAGATGATTGTCTGTATATGTTTTTCCCAGCTAATGGTGGAATATATAACCCAGTGaataagaaaattacaaaacatttaAGAACACCATTTGTATCAATGGAGAAAATTTGCATTAGAGCTTGCGATAATGAATTCg aaGAAGTAAATGAAATAGGGGATGGAGAATCACCATCTGGATTAAGATACAATGTTAAGgtgaaaattgtcgatttaGGCGAGAATTTCCATCTTCCACAGCAAAACAGTCCAGATTTTGAAGAATTAACAAATAGGATTAACGATAATTTTAAAccattatttaagaaaattccGGGATATAGaaggattaaaattaatggcATAAAAGA AATGAATAAGGATATAATAGCAATGATGCAATTACAAGtagataaaaatactttagaaAAAGGTAGATCAATGAAAGATGATAAACACGATGAGcatgttgaaaaaatcatcAGAGATTCATTACTTAGCGGAACAGTTGGTGGATTTCGCGTTGACCGAAACTATCTTGAATTTGAACCTCAAAGTt TAACATCAAACATCGTCTCAAACACTTCTCAAACAAAAACCGGCTTTTTCAATTTGTCCGAAACAAAACTCTACCTGGTAATCGGTTGCATCGCAGCTTTAGTTCTTGTGGCACTCGTCCAAGCAAGTTGTACAATATACAAGACCGCCAGCAGATCGTCATCGAGTCATAAG GATCACCTAATTCCAAATTCGGCTTGGAAGGATTATTCAGCAGCAAATACCAATTACGCTTTTGATACATATGATGACGAGAAAAAACACATGAACGGAAAAGGAACTCGAAGTGAAACTCTACCGAATAAACAGGCACGTCAACAacagcaacaacaacaacaacaacaaggTAAATTACCAAATAGGACGCAAGGTAATCCCGCAACAATGCACATGCAACAAACGCAACCACATTACGGACAACACCCACATCAACACACAGGATACATGGGAGATACAAGATCTTTACAACGACCCAGAGGAGCATATCCGCCAGGAAATTTAGAAAGAAGTACGTTTTCTTTGCCAAGAACGGCTTACGAAAGACACCGGCAACAACAACCCGATATGCAACcagacttttattttatgccGTCACAAAGGAAGTATTCAGGTGAAGTTGTGCGAGTTTATGTTGATTATAATAATCAGCCGAAATAA
- the LOC111429468 gene encoding uncharacterized protein isoform X5 yields MGSRLSWILLAALFLYFFLQETFAHVSLTFPPARKYDLDFLDNSRTRAPCGMPPGNFRTSFQAGSKFNVSWHLGYPHRGGFKIQVLDALERPVLDLTPTITGSQFLSDDGTAQRFEVQLSPNYTCSNCTLRLLRQASEWGKEYMFWSCADVDIKSKKEYRESCSHHGKFYLGSCKCDKLYFGDRCQFKNECNEDKDCGAQGKCIDIEATTAPQKQCYCKMGWFGIGCTRRSPVNSTQINLSTYKKKELSKDFNLYWKILPKQEIEMVMVVNTTSYAAVGWRPLSLTPACRNFPLIKFPPKDVKTSPVAKNEPLPSPEPNAEPEPKPNSEPVPEPNSEPIPEPSSEPEPTSEPEPTTKKSLYARRAAGKPDSNHFDDGLVTTSVSYQVSIKKGRKRRQTNLEPSSEPEPTSEPEPKSEPIPEPASEPEPNSEPEPEPKSEPEPEPKPEPANYPEQGKNHNVPSKKQAPEFNPMDCNDMVIGMARGMYNRIGDYYTRDRSTPRQDVYWGGKNDLIAAFGFESEGVTTIMFRKKLLAKEPSDHSIEDDYMHVVWAQGQESGKYVHFPNSSIESGKISVKDFYKPDELKYHGHRKQRGSLIIDFMDDYKKPKDGSECIGSWQLPKKCNPMNHTCDYYAEWKYTSKNDEIQFMITTKHIDKWTGIGFSKDTSMVNTDAIIGWVDNFGKTFVMDTWIESYSPTSVKLDESQDIYNINGSVIDGEMTLRFTRKKSTEDSKDLSFTEDDCLYMFFPANGGIYNPVNKKITKHLRTPFVSMEKICIRACDNEFEEVNEIGDGESPSGLRYNVKVKIVDLGENFHLPQQNSPDFEELTNRINDNFKPLFKKIPGYRRIKINGIKEMNKDIIAMMQLQVDKNTLEKGRSMKDDKHDEHVEKIIRDSLLSGTVGGFRVDRNYLEFEPQSLTSNIVSNTSQTKTGFFNLSETKLYLVIGCIAALVLVALVQASCTIYKTASRSSSSHKDHLIPNSAWKDYSAANTNYAFDTYDDEKKHMNGKGTRSETLPNKQARQQQQQQQQQQGKLPNRTQGNPATMHMQQTQPHYGQHPHQHTGYMGDTRSLQRPRGAYPPGNLERSTFSLPRTAYERHRQQQPDMQPDFYFMPSQRKYSGEVVRVYVDYNNQPK; encoded by the exons GTAACTTTAGAACTTCCTTTCAAGCGGGgagtaaatttaatgtatcATGGCATCTTGGTTACCCACATCGA GGTGGGTTTAAAATACAAGTGTTAGACGCATTAGAAAGACCAGTATTAGACTTAACTCCTACCATAACCGGTTCTCAATTCCTTTCAGATGATGGAAC agcaCAACGATTTGAAGTACAACTTTCTCCAAATTACACCTGctcaaattgtactcttaggTTACTTAGACAAGCTTCAGAATGGGGAAAAGAATACATGTTTTGGTCTTGTGCAGATGTAGATATAAAATCAA aaaaagaatatcGAGAATCTTGTAGCCACCATGGAAAATTTTATCTTGGTAGTTGTAAATGCGATAAACTCTACTTTGGAGATCGGTGTCAATTCAAAAACGAATGCAACGAGGACAAGGATTGTGGTGCCCAAGGGAAATGTATTGATATAGAAGCGACAACGGCACCACAAAAGCAATGCTATTGCAAAATGGGATGGTTTGGAATCGGATGTACAAGAa GATCCCCCGTAAATAGTACTCAAATAAACTTATCAACCTACAAGAAAAAAGAGCTCAGTAAAGATTTTAATCTTTACTGGAAAATCTTACCAAAACAAGAAATTGAAATGGTCATGGTGGTGAATACGACGAGTTACGCAGCTGTTGGATGGAGACCGTTATCATTAACACCTGCTTGCAGAAATTTCCCATTGATTAAATTTCCTCCTAAAGATGTTAAAACATCACCGGTAGCTAAAAATGAGCCGTTACCTTCTCCTGAACCGAATGCGGAACCTGAGCCGAAACCAAATAGTGAACCGGTACCCGAACCAAATAGTGAACCTATTCCTGAACCATCCAGCGAACCAGAGCCAACATCAGAACCTGAACCAACtaccaaaaaaagtttgtatGCTCGTCGAGCTGCTGGAAAACCTGATTCGAATCATTTTGATGATGGACTTGTTACAACGAGTGTTTCTTATCAAGTTAGCATTAAAAAAG GAAGGAAAAGGCGTCAAACAAATCTTG AACCCAGTTCCGAACCAGAACCAACATCAGAGCCGGAGCCAAAGTCTGAACCGATTCCAGAACCCGCCTCTGAACCAGAACCGAATTCCGAACCGGAACCCGAACCTAAATCGGAGCCAGAACCGGAACCAAAGCCCGAACCAGCTAATTATCCAGAACAAGGCAAAAACCATAATGTTCCTTCCAAGAAGCAAG CACCAGAATTTAATCCAATGGATTGTAATGATATGGTAATCGGTATGGCCAGAGGAATGTACAATAGAATCGGCGATTATTACACTAGAGATCGTTCAACTCCACGTCAAGATGTTTATTGGGGCGgcaaaaacgatttaattgcTGCATTTGGCTTCGAATCGGAAGGAGTTACCACCATAAtgtttagaaaaaaacttttagcaaAAGAACCTTCAGATCACTCCATAGAAGACGATTACATGCATGTTGTTTGGGCTCAAGGACAAGAGTCTGGTAAATATGTTCATTTCCCCAATTCCAGTATTGAATCAGGAAAGATTAGCGTTAAAGACTTTTATAAACCGGATGAGTTAAAATATCACGGACATCGAAAACAAAGAGGATcgttaattattgattttatgg ATGATTACAAAAAACCTAAAGATGGATCGGAATGTATTGGAAGCTGGCAATTACCGAAAAAGTGCAACCCAATGAATCACACATGCGATTACTACGCAGAGTGGAAGTACACTTCGAAAAATGATGAGATTCAGTTTATGATTACCACGAAACATATTGATAAATGGACGGGAATTGGATTTTCAAAAGATACAAGCATG gttaataCTGATGCCATAATTGGTTGGGTTGATAATTTTGGTAAAACTTTCGTTATGGATACATGGATTGAAAGTTATTCACCAACAAGCGTTAAATTAGACGAATCTCAAgatatttataacattaacgGTAGCGTAATCGATGGAGAAATGACTTTGAGATTTACTCGCAAAAAGTCTACCGAAGATAGCAAAGATTTATCGTTTACCGAAGATGATTGTCTGTATATGTTTTTCCCAGCTAATGGTGGAATATATAACCCAGTGaataagaaaattacaaaacatttaAGAACACCATTTGTATCAATGGAGAAAATTTGCATTAGAGCTTGCGATAATGAATTCg aaGAAGTAAATGAAATAGGGGATGGAGAATCACCATCTGGATTAAGATACAATGTTAAGgtgaaaattgtcgatttaGGCGAGAATTTCCATCTTCCACAGCAAAACAGTCCAGATTTTGAAGAATTAACAAATAGGATTAACGATAATTTTAAAccattatttaagaaaattccGGGATATAGaaggattaaaattaatggcATAAAAGA AATGAATAAGGATATAATAGCAATGATGCAATTACAAGtagataaaaatactttagaaAAAGGTAGATCAATGAAAGATGATAAACACGATGAGcatgttgaaaaaatcatcAGAGATTCATTACTTAGCGGAACAGTTGGTGGATTTCGCGTTGACCGAAACTATCTTGAATTTGAACCTCAAAGTt TAACATCAAACATCGTCTCAAACACTTCTCAAACAAAAACCGGCTTTTTCAATTTGTCCGAAACAAAACTCTACCTGGTAATCGGTTGCATCGCAGCTTTAGTTCTTGTGGCACTCGTCCAAGCAAGTTGTACAATATACAAGACCGCCAGCAGATCGTCATCGAGTCATAAG GATCACCTAATTCCAAATTCGGCTTGGAAGGATTATTCAGCAGCAAATACCAATTACGCTTTTGATACATATGATGACGAGAAAAAACACATGAACGGAAAAGGAACTCGAAGTGAAACTCTACCGAATAAACAGGCACGTCAACAacagcaacaacaacaacaacaacaaggTAAATTACCAAATAGGACGCAAGGTAATCCCGCAACAATGCACATGCAACAAACGCAACCACATTACGGACAACACCCACATCAACACACAGGATACATGGGAGATACAAGATCTTTACAACGACCCAGAGGAGCATATCCGCCAGGAAATTTAGAAAGAAGTACGTTTTCTTTGCCAAGAACGGCTTACGAAAGACACCGGCAACAACAACCCGATATGCAACcagacttttattttatgccGTCACAAAGGAAGTATTCAGGTGAAGTTGTGCGAGTTTATGTTGATTATAATAATCAGCCGAAATAA
- the LOC111429468 gene encoding uncharacterized protein isoform X9: MGSRLSWILLAALFLYFFLQETFAHVSLTFPPARKYDLDFLDNSRTRAPCGMPPGNFRTSFQAGSKFNVSWHLGYPHRGGFKIQVLDALERPVLDLTPTITGSQFLSDDGTAQRFEVQLSPNYTCSNCTLRLLRQASEWGKEYMFWSCADVDIKSKKEYRESCSHHGKFYLGSCKCDKLYFGDRCQFKNECNEDKDCGAQGKCIDIEATTAPQKQCYCKMGWFGIGCTRRSPVNSTQINLSTYKKKELSKDFNLYWKILPKQEIEMVMVVNTTSYAAVGWRPLSLTPACRNFPLIKFPPKDVKTSPVAKNEPLPSPEPNAEPEPKPNSEPVPEPNSEPIPEPSSEPEPTSEPEPTTKKSLYARRAAGKPDSNHFDDGLVTTSVSYQVSIKKGRKRRQTNLAPEFNPMDCNDMVIGMARGMYNRIGDYYTRDRSTPRQDVYWGGKNDLIAAFGFESEGVTTIMFRKKLLAKEPSDHSIEDDYMHVVWAQGQESGKYVHFPNSSIESGKISVKDFYKPDELKYHGHRKQRGSLIIDFMDDYKKPKDGSECIGSWQLPKKCNPMNHTCDYYAEWKYTSKNDEIQFMITTKHIDKWTGIGFSKDTSMVNTDAIIGWVDNFGKTFVMDTWIESYSPTSVKLDESQDIYNINGSVIDGEMTLRFTRKKSTEDSKDLSFTEDDCLYMFFPANGGIYNPVNKKITKHLRTPFVSMEKICIRACDNEFEEVNEIGDGESPSGLRYNVKVKIVDLGENFHLPQQNSPDFEELTNRINDNFKPLFKKIPGYRRIKINGIKEMNKDIIAMMQLQVDKNTLEKGRSMKDDKHDEHVEKIIRDSLLSGTVGGFRVDRNYLEFEPQSLTSNIVSNTSQTKTGFFNLSETKLYLVIGCIAALVLVALVQASCTIYKTASRSSSSHKDHLIPNSAWKDYSAANTNYAFDTYDDEKKHMNGKGTRSETLPNKQARQQQQQQQQQQGKLPNRTQGNPATMHMQQTQPHYGQHPHQHTGYMGDTRSLQRPRGAYPPGNLERSTFSLPRTAYERHRQQQPDMQPDFYFMPSQRKYSGEVVRVYVDYNNQPK, from the exons GTAACTTTAGAACTTCCTTTCAAGCGGGgagtaaatttaatgtatcATGGCATCTTGGTTACCCACATCGA GGTGGGTTTAAAATACAAGTGTTAGACGCATTAGAAAGACCAGTATTAGACTTAACTCCTACCATAACCGGTTCTCAATTCCTTTCAGATGATGGAAC agcaCAACGATTTGAAGTACAACTTTCTCCAAATTACACCTGctcaaattgtactcttaggTTACTTAGACAAGCTTCAGAATGGGGAAAAGAATACATGTTTTGGTCTTGTGCAGATGTAGATATAAAATCAA aaaaagaatatcGAGAATCTTGTAGCCACCATGGAAAATTTTATCTTGGTAGTTGTAAATGCGATAAACTCTACTTTGGAGATCGGTGTCAATTCAAAAACGAATGCAACGAGGACAAGGATTGTGGTGCCCAAGGGAAATGTATTGATATAGAAGCGACAACGGCACCACAAAAGCAATGCTATTGCAAAATGGGATGGTTTGGAATCGGATGTACAAGAa GATCCCCCGTAAATAGTACTCAAATAAACTTATCAACCTACAAGAAAAAAGAGCTCAGTAAAGATTTTAATCTTTACTGGAAAATCTTACCAAAACAAGAAATTGAAATGGTCATGGTGGTGAATACGACGAGTTACGCAGCTGTTGGATGGAGACCGTTATCATTAACACCTGCTTGCAGAAATTTCCCATTGATTAAATTTCCTCCTAAAGATGTTAAAACATCACCGGTAGCTAAAAATGAGCCGTTACCTTCTCCTGAACCGAATGCGGAACCTGAGCCGAAACCAAATAGTGAACCGGTACCCGAACCAAATAGTGAACCTATTCCTGAACCATCCAGCGAACCAGAGCCAACATCAGAACCTGAACCAACtaccaaaaaaagtttgtatGCTCGTCGAGCTGCTGGAAAACCTGATTCGAATCATTTTGATGATGGACTTGTTACAACGAGTGTTTCTTATCAAGTTAGCATTAAAAAAG GAAGGAAAAGGCGTCAAACAAATCTTG CACCAGAATTTAATCCAATGGATTGTAATGATATGGTAATCGGTATGGCCAGAGGAATGTACAATAGAATCGGCGATTATTACACTAGAGATCGTTCAACTCCACGTCAAGATGTTTATTGGGGCGgcaaaaacgatttaattgcTGCATTTGGCTTCGAATCGGAAGGAGTTACCACCATAAtgtttagaaaaaaacttttagcaaAAGAACCTTCAGATCACTCCATAGAAGACGATTACATGCATGTTGTTTGGGCTCAAGGACAAGAGTCTGGTAAATATGTTCATTTCCCCAATTCCAGTATTGAATCAGGAAAGATTAGCGTTAAAGACTTTTATAAACCGGATGAGTTAAAATATCACGGACATCGAAAACAAAGAGGATcgttaattattgattttatgg ATGATTACAAAAAACCTAAAGATGGATCGGAATGTATTGGAAGCTGGCAATTACCGAAAAAGTGCAACCCAATGAATCACACATGCGATTACTACGCAGAGTGGAAGTACACTTCGAAAAATGATGAGATTCAGTTTATGATTACCACGAAACATATTGATAAATGGACGGGAATTGGATTTTCAAAAGATACAAGCATG gttaataCTGATGCCATAATTGGTTGGGTTGATAATTTTGGTAAAACTTTCGTTATGGATACATGGATTGAAAGTTATTCACCAACAAGCGTTAAATTAGACGAATCTCAAgatatttataacattaacgGTAGCGTAATCGATGGAGAAATGACTTTGAGATTTACTCGCAAAAAGTCTACCGAAGATAGCAAAGATTTATCGTTTACCGAAGATGATTGTCTGTATATGTTTTTCCCAGCTAATGGTGGAATATATAACCCAGTGaataagaaaattacaaaacatttaAGAACACCATTTGTATCAATGGAGAAAATTTGCATTAGAGCTTGCGATAATGAATTCg aaGAAGTAAATGAAATAGGGGATGGAGAATCACCATCTGGATTAAGATACAATGTTAAGgtgaaaattgtcgatttaGGCGAGAATTTCCATCTTCCACAGCAAAACAGTCCAGATTTTGAAGAATTAACAAATAGGATTAACGATAATTTTAAAccattatttaagaaaattccGGGATATAGaaggattaaaattaatggcATAAAAGA AATGAATAAGGATATAATAGCAATGATGCAATTACAAGtagataaaaatactttagaaAAAGGTAGATCAATGAAAGATGATAAACACGATGAGcatgttgaaaaaatcatcAGAGATTCATTACTTAGCGGAACAGTTGGTGGATTTCGCGTTGACCGAAACTATCTTGAATTTGAACCTCAAAGTt TAACATCAAACATCGTCTCAAACACTTCTCAAACAAAAACCGGCTTTTTCAATTTGTCCGAAACAAAACTCTACCTGGTAATCGGTTGCATCGCAGCTTTAGTTCTTGTGGCACTCGTCCAAGCAAGTTGTACAATATACAAGACCGCCAGCAGATCGTCATCGAGTCATAAG GATCACCTAATTCCAAATTCGGCTTGGAAGGATTATTCAGCAGCAAATACCAATTACGCTTTTGATACATATGATGACGAGAAAAAACACATGAACGGAAAAGGAACTCGAAGTGAAACTCTACCGAATAAACAGGCACGTCAACAacagcaacaacaacaacaacaacaaggTAAATTACCAAATAGGACGCAAGGTAATCCCGCAACAATGCACATGCAACAAACGCAACCACATTACGGACAACACCCACATCAACACACAGGATACATGGGAGATACAAGATCTTTACAACGACCCAGAGGAGCATATCCGCCAGGAAATTTAGAAAGAAGTACGTTTTCTTTGCCAAGAACGGCTTACGAAAGACACCGGCAACAACAACCCGATATGCAACcagacttttattttatgccGTCACAAAGGAAGTATTCAGGTGAAGTTGTGCGAGTTTATGTTGATTATAATAATCAGCCGAAATAA